A single genomic interval of Helianthus annuus cultivar XRQ/B chromosome 13, HanXRQr2.0-SUNRISE, whole genome shotgun sequence harbors:
- the LOC110897706 gene encoding probable membrane-associated kinase regulator 6 produces the protein METSESLSIESFSYSWLVNRKPSFESPKGSFRDSLDAFDESNFIEMDPKLSASKRFLVFHQDFNFDLPTLQPLVHADELISNGILVPLFLKPLDIGIYDSNSNSRNPASSALEKPCSYPRSQSLSFRRYKRLPKRVIQKYLRLLRLIWLKMRRGRCDTGEVKRAENWEFSSALESYGSDNWSRSWVFESAQNGTLSPRTSEACGVDNWRRSCDSESSIYEAVLHCKKTIGCK, from the exons ATGGAAACTTCAGAATCACTTTCAATTGAGAGCTTCTCATACAGTTGGTTAGTGAACCGAAAACCATCTTTTGAAAGCCCAAAAGGTTCCTTTAGAGACTCTTTGGATGCATTTGATGAATCTAATTTCATTGAAATGGACCCAAAACTTTCTGCCTCCAAAAGATTTCTTGTTTTTCATCAAGATTTCAACTTTGATCTACCAACACTGCAGCCTCTTGTTCATGCCGATGAACTCATCTCTAACGGGATTCTTGTTCCTCTTTTTTTGAAGCCATTGGATATTGGAATTTAtgattccaattccaattcccgTAATCCAGCCTCGTCCGCCCTTGAGAAACCATGTTCCTATCCGAGAAGTCAGTCTTTATCTTTTAGAAGGTATAAAAGATTGCCAAAGAGAGTGATCCAAAAGTATTTGCGGTTGCTTAGATTGATTTGGCTCAAAATGAGAAGAGGAAGATGTGATACGGGTGAAGTAAAGAGAGCCGAGAACTGGGAATTTTCAAGCGCTCTGGAGTCGTATGGTTCAGATAATTGGTCAAGATCATGGGTGTTTGAGAGTGCCCAAAACGGCACGTTGTCTCCTAGGACAAGTGAAGCATGTGGTGTGGATAACTGGAGACGATCTTGTGATTCTGAGAGCTCAATTTATGAGGCAGTTCTTCACTGCAAGAAAACCATTG GCTGCAAATAA